One window of the Waddliaceae bacterium genome contains the following:
- the rplD gene encoding 50S ribosomal protein L4, which translates to MAILKKYNIEGKETGTTEVDDAWLDVKANGQMIKDYIVALRENARQWSANTKDRSEVKCSTKKPHKQKGLGRARQGSLVAPQFRGGGIVFGPKPKFDQHVRINKKERNKVTKFLVAEMIKEQRVTIIEDIILEAPKTKTVAAFIKNSELKGKRILFLGEGSQTEIPGEYGGGNVDVYNDRYQNFSKSVNNIPKMTFSLAKNISGYDVMVAHDIVMTEAALEEIKDWLK; encoded by the coding sequence GTGGCAATATTGAAGAAATATAATATCGAAGGGAAAGAGACAGGAACGACGGAAGTCGACGACGCCTGGCTCGACGTTAAAGCCAACGGACAGATGATCAAAGACTACATAGTAGCACTACGAGAAAACGCTAGACAGTGGTCAGCAAATACAAAAGATCGCTCCGAAGTAAAATGCTCGACGAAAAAGCCTCATAAACAAAAAGGCCTAGGACGTGCAAGACAGGGAAGCCTCGTAGCACCACAATTCCGCGGAGGAGGTATCGTCTTCGGACCAAAACCGAAATTCGATCAACACGTCCGTATCAATAAAAAAGAAAGAAATAAAGTAACGAAATTCCTCGTCGCAGAGATGATAAAAGAACAACGCGTGACAATCATCGAAGATATCATCCTAGAAGCGCCAAAAACAAAGACCGTTGCAGCATTCATAAAAAATAGCGAACTTAAAGGGAAAAGAATCCTCTTCCTCGGCGAAGGTAGCCAAACAGAAATCCCAGGAGAATACGGTGGCGGAAACGTCGATGTCTATAACGATAGATACCAGAACTTCTCAAAAAGCGTGAACAATATACCAAAAATGACATTCTCGCTAGCAAAGAATATCAGCGGCTACGACGTCATGGTAGCACACGATATCGTTATGACAGAAGCAGCACTAGAAGAAATAAAAGATTGGTTGAAGTAA
- the rplW gene encoding 50S ribosomal protein L23 — MSTKVCDKNPYSIVKSRCVTEKTALLENLKNADSNKSVRRCESPKYVFYVHMSANKPQIKKALEKIYEEQGITVVGVNTLITKPKRKGRARRRPGKTAHYKKAIVTLEPGDNLDNV; from the coding sequence GTGAGCACAAAAGTTTGTGATAAAAACCCATATAGCATCGTAAAATCACGATGCGTTACGGAAAAAACAGCACTATTAGAAAATCTTAAGAACGCAGATAGCAACAAAAGCGTAAGAAGATGCGAATCGCCAAAATACGTCTTCTATGTGCATATGTCCGCTAATAAGCCACAGATAAAAAAAGCATTAGAAAAAATATACGAAGAACAAGGGATAACAGTCGTTGGCGTAAATACCCTCATCACAAAGCCTAAAAGAAAAGGACGAGCACGACGACGACCAGGAAAAACAGCTCACTATAAAAAAGCAATAGTAACACTAGAGCCTGGTGACAACCTCGACAACGTATAA
- the rplB gene encoding 50S ribosomal protein L2: MPKKYRPTTPSMRQLVLPEHKGLTRKEGSKATVKPTKSLLLHKKRTSGRNNHGHITCRHRGGGHKRHYRCIDFKRDKFEIPAKVASIEYDPNRTAHIALLNYKDGEKRYIIAPHGLKAGDMVMTSDKPPFRVGNCMKLKHMPIGSTIHNIEMYPTRGAQLVRSAGLSAQLMGRNEGYATIRMPSGEVRLIKEDCMATFGTVSNAENSLRVEGKAGRMRWKGIRPTVRGTVMNPVDHPHGGGEGRHNGYLPKTPWGQHTKGFKTRKKKNRSDRFIVKDRRKK; encoded by the coding sequence ATGCCGAAGAAATATCGACCAACAACACCGAGTATGCGACAACTGGTTCTTCCAGAACATAAAGGCCTTACACGTAAAGAAGGCTCTAAAGCAACAGTAAAACCAACAAAATCGCTGCTGCTGCATAAAAAACGCACAAGCGGACGTAACAACCACGGACATATCACATGCCGACACCGCGGAGGTGGACATAAAAGACACTACCGTTGCATCGACTTCAAACGTGATAAGTTCGAAATACCAGCGAAAGTCGCCTCAATAGAATACGACCCAAATAGAACAGCACATATAGCACTACTTAATTATAAAGATGGTGAAAAACGATACATCATAGCACCACACGGACTTAAAGCCGGTGATATGGTGATGACAAGCGATAAGCCTCCATTCCGTGTAGGAAACTGCATGAAATTGAAACACATGCCAATAGGATCGACTATACATAACATCGAGATGTACCCAACACGCGGAGCACAACTCGTACGATCGGCAGGTTTGTCAGCACAACTAATGGGACGTAACGAAGGATACGCCACAATACGTATGCCTTCAGGAGAAGTACGGCTCATAAAAGAAGATTGCATGGCAACCTTCGGAACAGTCTCCAATGCAGAAAATAGTCTGCGCGTTGAAGGTAAAGCAGGACGTATGCGCTGGAAAGGTATAAGACCTACAGTGCGCGGTACCGTTATGAACCCAGTAGATCACCCACACGGCGGTGGTGAAGGAAGACATAACGGATATCTACCAAAAACACCTTGGGGACAGCATACTAAAGGCTTCAAAACTAGAAAGAAAAAAAATAGGTCCGATCGTTTTATCGTTAAAGATCGACGTAAGAAATAG
- the rpsS gene encoding 30S ribosomal protein S19: MARSLKKGPFVDHHLMDKVENQNEKGTKNAIKTWSRRSMIIPDMVGHTFEVHNGHKFITVYVSENMVGHKLGEFSPTRIFKGHPVKK, from the coding sequence ATGGCTAGATCACTAAAAAAAGGACCGTTTGTCGACCACCACCTAATGGATAAGGTCGAAAACCAAAATGAAAAAGGCACTAAAAACGCCATTAAAACATGGTCGCGACGTTCTATGATAATACCTGATATGGTAGGACATACGTTCGAAGTACATAATGGACATAAATTTATCACGGTATACGTCTCAGAAAATATGGTAGGACACAAACTCGGAGAGTTTTCACCTACACGTATCTTCAAAGGCCACCCCGTTAAGAAATAA
- the rplV gene encoding 50S ribosomal protein L22 — protein sequence MTKHTSKALSKYVRISPRKARLAAALMREKTVGEAEIQLDFCSMKAGPLLKKTLMSAVANAEDRYEDAKRENLKVLEVRVDEGPTLKRAKSKCRGGRAPILKRTSHFTVTVGTQEEKGEK from the coding sequence ATGACAAAACATACATCAAAAGCATTATCGAAATACGTCAGGATTAGTCCGCGAAAAGCACGACTAGCAGCAGCACTGATGAGAGAGAAAACCGTCGGAGAAGCAGAAATACAGCTAGACTTCTGCTCGATGAAAGCAGGACCGCTCCTAAAGAAAACTCTTATGAGCGCCGTCGCTAATGCCGAAGATCGCTACGAAGATGCAAAACGTGAGAACCTTAAAGTTCTAGAGGTTCGCGTCGATGAAGGACCTACACTAAAACGTGCTAAATCAAAATGCCGCGGAGGAAGAGCTCCGATATTGAAAAGAACAAGCCACTTTACCGTCACCGTCGGTACTCAAGAGGAAAAAGGAGAAAAATAA
- the rpsC gene encoding 30S ribosomal protein S3, with amino-acid sequence MGQKVCPIGFRLIKNKNWRSKWYANKQEFGKFLVEDMAIRKNLMKKPCCVGASQITIRRLSDKIEIVIHTARPGLVIGKKGAEIDALKAELRKMTGKDVFIEVEEIRRPDRDAFLVADGVAKQLERRVAYRRAMKRAMQTTMDAGALGVKIEVSGRLGGAEIARSEWYKEGRTPLHTIKANIDYSTARAETTYGTIGVKVWINNGEEEVNTTKSGGQKNATNA; translated from the coding sequence ATGGGACAGAAAGTATGCCCTATAGGCTTCCGGCTGATAAAGAATAAAAATTGGCGCTCGAAATGGTACGCCAATAAACAAGAATTCGGGAAATTCCTCGTCGAAGATATGGCGATACGGAAAAACCTTATGAAAAAACCATGCTGCGTAGGAGCGTCGCAGATAACAATACGACGACTCAGCGATAAAATCGAAATCGTTATACATACAGCACGACCAGGACTCGTAATAGGAAAAAAAGGCGCCGAAATCGACGCTCTTAAAGCCGAACTAAGAAAAATGACAGGAAAAGATGTCTTTATAGAAGTCGAAGAAATTCGACGACCCGATAGAGATGCATTCCTCGTCGCCGATGGCGTAGCAAAACAACTGGAACGTAGAGTAGCATACCGCAGAGCAATGAAACGCGCTATGCAGACGACAATGGACGCCGGAGCATTAGGAGTGAAGATAGAAGTGTCAGGACGACTAGGCGGAGCAGAAATAGCACGCAGCGAATGGTACAAAGAAGGACGTACACCACTGCATACTATAAAAGCTAATATCGACTACTCAACAGCACGAGCAGAAACAACTTACGGCACCATAGGTGTTAAAGTGTGGATAAATAACGGCGAAGAAGAAGTTAATACCACGAAATCCGGAGGGCAAAAAAATGCCACTAATGCCTAA
- the rplP gene encoding 50S ribosomal protein L16 gives MPLMPKQTKHRKIQKGKCTGLSKAGNFVHFGEYGMQALERGWVTTQQIEACRVAINRHFSRKGNVWVRIFPDKPITKKPAEVRMGKGKGSPSNWVAVIRPGRIMFEVGNVSIEQAREALRLASGKLGIKTRFVERVETV, from the coding sequence ATGCCACTAATGCCTAAGCAGACAAAACACCGTAAGATACAAAAAGGTAAGTGTACTGGACTAAGTAAAGCGGGAAATTTCGTGCACTTCGGAGAGTACGGAATGCAAGCACTAGAACGCGGATGGGTGACAACACAGCAGATAGAAGCATGTCGTGTCGCTATAAATCGACACTTCAGCCGTAAAGGTAATGTGTGGGTGCGGATCTTCCCAGATAAGCCGATAACAAAAAAACCTGCAGAAGTTCGTATGGGTAAAGGTAAAGGATCACCAAGTAACTGGGTGGCAGTAATACGACCAGGACGTATCATGTTCGAAGTAGGAAACGTCTCCATCGAACAAGCACGAGAAGCGCTAAGATTGGCGTCAGGGAAACTAGGAATAAAAACACGCTTCGTAGAACGCGTAGAAACAGTGTAG
- the rpmC gene encoding 50S ribosomal protein L29 has product MKAKDLRDQTTEELEASLLDLQQELFSLRNELRQNKKLDAPHLLKNNRKDIARIYTVLSEKKRAS; this is encoded by the coding sequence ATGAAAGCCAAAGATCTCAGAGATCAGACTACAGAAGAATTGGAGGCCTCGTTGCTCGACTTGCAACAAGAGCTGTTCTCACTGCGTAATGAACTGCGACAAAATAAGAAACTTGATGCACCACATCTTCTAAAAAATAACCGCAAAGACATAGCACGTATATATACTGTGTTGAGCGAGAAAAAACGAGCAAGCTAA
- the rpsQ gene encoding 30S ribosomal protein S17 — translation MKEKDQRTSRKVKEGIVIANKMDKTVVVSVSSTQRHDKYQKVITRSKKYYAHDDNNTCNVGDKVAIMETRPYSKTKCWRVVPTSK, via the coding sequence ATGAAAGAAAAAGATCAGCGCACAAGCCGCAAAGTTAAAGAAGGCATCGTCATTGCCAATAAAATGGATAAGACCGTCGTCGTTTCCGTGTCCTCAACACAACGACACGATAAATACCAGAAGGTAATAACACGGTCAAAGAAATATTACGCCCATGACGATAATAATACATGTAACGTCGGCGATAAGGTGGCGATAATGGAAACACGACCATATTCGAAAACGAAATGTTGGCGCGTCGTCCCCACAAGCAAATAA
- the rplN gene encoding 50S ribosomal protein L14, with product MIQQESELDVADNTGAKKVKCFKVLGGSKRRYARVGDVVVCSVKESEPEASVKKGEIVKVVIIRTKSTISRDDGSKLRFDHNSCVIIDDKGNPQGTRVFGPVAREVRDRGYAKIGSLAPEVI from the coding sequence ATGATCCAACAGGAATCAGAACTTGACGTTGCAGATAACACAGGGGCTAAAAAAGTTAAATGCTTTAAAGTCCTCGGAGGATCGAAACGAAGATACGCCCGCGTCGGAGACGTCGTCGTATGCTCAGTAAAAGAATCCGAGCCAGAAGCAAGCGTAAAAAAAGGTGAAATAGTAAAAGTCGTCATAATAAGGACGAAAAGTACGATATCACGAGACGATGGCTCGAAACTGCGATTCGACCACAATAGCTGTGTCATCATCGATGATAAAGGTAACCCGCAAGGAACTAGGGTCTTCGGACCAGTAGCACGAGAAGTCCGCGACCGTGGATATGCTAAAATAGGATCCTTGGCACCAGAAGTTATCTAA
- the rplX gene encoding 50S ribosomal protein L24, producing MKTTRKKRPVVQGNKKLRVGDRVVVIAGNDKGRTGTILSRKGDDRLVVQGINVRKKHTKATQQGPGSIIDIEVSINASNVKLCPTENKGVKLAVRVNKNKERELFYRDGDKDVVYRSVKKDKKK from the coding sequence ATGAAAACAACGCGTAAAAAAAGACCAGTCGTGCAGGGCAACAAAAAACTCCGAGTAGGAGATAGAGTTGTCGTTATCGCAGGTAACGATAAAGGAAGAACAGGGACAATATTATCACGAAAAGGTGATGATAGACTCGTTGTGCAAGGCATAAATGTGAGAAAAAAACACACTAAAGCTACACAACAAGGCCCAGGAAGTATCATAGATATCGAAGTGTCGATAAACGCCTCTAATGTGAAACTATGCCCTACAGAAAATAAAGGGGTGAAGCTCGCCGTGCGTGTCAATAAGAATAAAGAACGAGAACTCTTCTACCGCGATGGCGACAAAGATGTGGTTTATCGCTCAGTAAAAAAAGATAAGAAAAAATAA
- the rplE gene encoding 50S ribosomal protein L5 — MSRLKERYNSEIKASMKEKFGYSNIMMTPKVLKIVVNMGLAEASKDKNAIQDCVKELTLLTGQKPILTMAKKSVANFKLREGQIIGAKVTMRGERMYEFMDRFFNIVCPRIRDFRGFSIKCDGRGNYSLGVDDQQIFPEINLDDVKRTQGMHITFVTSAQSDDECRELLTQLGLPFKKKNVA, encoded by the coding sequence ATGTCTAGGTTAAAAGAAAGATACAATAGCGAAATAAAAGCGTCGATGAAAGAAAAGTTCGGCTATAGCAACATAATGATGACACCAAAAGTTCTCAAAATCGTTGTCAATATGGGCCTCGCCGAAGCTTCCAAAGATAAAAACGCTATACAAGACTGCGTTAAAGAATTGACCCTTCTCACAGGACAGAAGCCAATACTTACTATGGCAAAAAAGTCAGTGGCAAACTTCAAACTGCGCGAAGGGCAGATAATAGGCGCCAAAGTTACGATGCGTGGAGAAAGAATGTATGAATTCATGGATAGATTCTTCAACATCGTATGCCCGCGAATCCGTGACTTTAGAGGATTCTCGATTAAATGCGACGGAAGAGGGAACTATAGCCTCGGCGTCGATGATCAGCAGATCTTCCCAGAAATAAATTTAGATGATGTCAAAAGGACACAAGGAATGCATATAACATTCGTAACATCGGCACAATCCGATGACGAATGTCGTGAGCTGCTAACACAGCTAGGCCTTCCTTTTAAAAAGAAAAATGTTGCATAG
- the rpsH gene encoding 30S ribosomal protein S8 yields MSAINDPIADLFTRIRNGLKAEHRYIDVDRSKFKVAIVKLLKEQGYIENFITKDLDDNGRGIMRVFLKYASGRLPVIQGIKRVSRPGLHIYADHKNVPRVFGGMGMAIMSTSHGVMSGQEARKRKIGGEHVGNIW; encoded by the coding sequence ATGTCAGCAATAAATGACCCAATAGCCGACCTTTTTACTCGCATCCGTAATGGACTTAAAGCCGAGCATCGATATATCGATGTTGACCGGTCAAAGTTCAAAGTCGCGATAGTAAAATTGTTAAAAGAACAAGGATATATCGAGAACTTTATAACAAAAGATCTCGATGATAATGGCCGCGGTATTATGCGCGTATTCTTGAAGTATGCCTCCGGAAGATTACCGGTAATACAAGGAATAAAACGTGTTTCACGGCCAGGACTGCATATCTACGCCGACCATAAAAACGTACCACGAGTCTTCGGCGGTATGGGAATGGCAATAATGTCAACATCACACGGGGTGATGAGTGGACAAGAAGCCCGTAAACGTAAGATCGGCGGTGAACACGTCGGAAATATTTGGTAA
- the rplF gene encoding 50S ribosomal protein L6, which produces MSRIGKQPIALPKGVDANVKDGIITVKGPKGVLTQKLIDGIEMHVENDEATVTLAKGHEEKKNFHGLYRSLVNNMVIGVTEGFTKTLEMVGVGFRAAVNGNTIDLQIGCSHPTSRKIPEGITAKVEKNTTIVLSGNDKQAVGQFAADIRAMRKPEPYKGKGIKYRGEYIRRKAGKTAKQ; this is translated from the coding sequence ATGTCTCGGATAGGAAAACAACCAATAGCACTTCCCAAAGGTGTAGATGCTAACGTCAAAGATGGCATCATCACCGTTAAAGGGCCAAAAGGCGTCCTTACACAAAAACTCATCGACGGCATAGAAATGCATGTCGAAAATGATGAGGCTACAGTAACACTTGCTAAAGGTCACGAAGAGAAAAAAAACTTCCATGGCCTATACCGCTCGCTCGTCAATAACATGGTGATAGGAGTGACAGAAGGATTTACGAAGACGCTGGAAATGGTAGGAGTAGGATTCCGCGCCGCAGTAAATGGTAACACCATAGACCTGCAAATAGGATGCTCACACCCGACAAGCAGGAAAATTCCAGAAGGAATAACAGCGAAAGTCGAAAAGAATACTACCATAGTACTCTCCGGTAATGATAAACAAGCCGTTGGACAGTTCGCCGCAGATATCCGCGCAATGCGTAAACCAGAACCATACAAAGGTAAAGGAATAAAATATCGCGGAGAATATATCCGCAGAAAAGCAGGTAAAACCGCGAAACAATAA
- a CDS encoding 50S ribosomal protein L18: MLTKRKNLHTKKAMRAKRVRKHIRGTSEKPRLCVVKTNKHIGVQIIDDDKGNTIAATSTLAKEFRTTEFNRKSKAAAQQLGTAIAEKAKEKGIEKIVFDRGASKYHGVLAALADAARKAGLKF, translated from the coding sequence ATGCTAACGAAAAGAAAGAATTTACATACAAAAAAAGCGATGCGTGCTAAACGCGTACGTAAACACATTAGAGGCACCAGCGAAAAACCTCGCCTCTGTGTTGTTAAAACTAATAAGCATATCGGCGTGCAAATTATCGACGATGATAAAGGCAACACCATAGCAGCAACATCGACGCTAGCGAAAGAATTCCGTACAACAGAATTCAACCGTAAAAGTAAGGCCGCTGCACAACAACTCGGTACTGCCATAGCAGAAAAAGCTAAAGAAAAAGGAATAGAGAAAATAGTCTTCGACCGCGGAGCATCGAAATATCATGGAGTGTTGGCAGCATTGGCAGACGCAGCACGTAAAGCCGGACTTAAGTTTTAA
- the rpsE gene encoding 30S ribosomal protein S5, with amino-acid sequence MKKNNERKDNRRKPKEEVVSEYEEKVVFVNRCAKVLKGGRKFSFSALIVSGNGKGKVGYGFAKANELTDAIRKAREASLKDIITFEQNGTTIPHEIIAKQDGARLMMKPAPEGTGVVAGSMVRSVLELAGIEDVVAKNLGSNNPVNQVRATFKALKALRNPEKVQALRG; translated from the coding sequence ATGAAAAAAAATAACGAAAGAAAAGATAATAGAAGAAAGCCAAAAGAAGAAGTAGTAAGCGAATATGAAGAAAAAGTCGTCTTCGTAAACCGTTGCGCTAAAGTGCTAAAAGGTGGAAGAAAATTTAGCTTCTCAGCACTTATAGTCTCAGGAAACGGTAAAGGAAAAGTAGGCTACGGATTCGCAAAAGCTAACGAACTCACAGACGCTATACGTAAAGCTCGTGAAGCATCGCTTAAAGATATTATAACATTCGAACAGAATGGAACGACAATACCACACGAGATTATAGCGAAACAAGACGGCGCACGACTCATGATGAAACCAGCACCAGAAGGTACCGGCGTAGTAGCAGGGTCGATGGTAAGGTCTGTACTAGAACTAGCAGGAATAGAAGACGTCGTAGCAAAAAACCTCGGTTCAAATAACCCGGTAAACCAGGTGAGAGCAACGTTTAAAGCTCTTAAAGCACTGCGTAACCCAGAAAAAGTCCAAGCGCTAAGAGGATAA
- the rplO gene encoding 50S ribosomal protein L15 has product MTTSLHTLKNNKPKDRQQRVGRGPGSGRGKTSGRGHKGQGARSGAKKRYGNEGGQFPLYMKLPTRGFSRARFREELHIVNLWQIEKFYDDAEDVNEESLRKHGLVSGKCHGIKVLANGEITKKVTMTVNAISAGAQKKLEDAGITFSVI; this is encoded by the coding sequence ATGACAACATCATTACACACACTGAAAAATAATAAGCCAAAGGACAGACAACAACGTGTAGGTCGTGGACCAGGATCAGGACGAGGAAAAACGTCTGGACGTGGACATAAAGGACAAGGAGCACGGTCGGGAGCTAAGAAACGCTACGGCAACGAAGGCGGACAGTTCCCATTATATATGAAACTCCCAACAAGAGGATTTTCACGGGCACGCTTTCGCGAAGAACTCCATATCGTAAACCTATGGCAGATAGAAAAATTCTACGACGATGCCGAAGACGTTAACGAAGAATCTTTACGTAAACACGGCCTCGTAAGCGGAAAATGCCACGGAATAAAAGTCCTGGCAAATGGCGAGATAACGAAGAAAGTTACAATGACAGTAAATGCCATATCAGCAGGAGCACAAAAGAAGCTCGAAGATGCCGGCATAACCTTCAGCGTTATATAA
- the secY gene encoding preprotein translocase subunit SecY, with protein MFGTIKRIFSVPDLRKKILYTLALLAVCRLGVFIPVPGINGELVTAIFQRQVGGSQNLFQLVDIFSGGAFSHMTVMALGIVPYISASIILQLMTALMPELQREMKENPDAGRRKVIKWTRMLTVALALFQALLFARYALANNMRTPGIIVGEMAEAQVFGIPLLFMLTVMITMTTGTVVLMWIGEQITEKGIGNGISLIITINILSSLPTAFGNIITQLNLDSQEAGQMSFATLIVLLAIFVAVTIGTILIIQGQRRIPLQYARRIVGNKEIQGTAAHIPLKVNYAGVIPVIFGSSLLMFPATIGSFLGNNSVIGSVTRMLYPGSVAYTILFVILIIFFTYFWTATQFHPEQIASDMKKNGAFIPGIRQGKPTKDFLEATMNRITLIGAIFLALIAVSPTILGKIMNVDAKISYFFGGTSLLIMVGVILDTMKQIESHLIMKRYDGFMTKGKRIRGRN; from the coding sequence ATGTTTGGAACAATAAAACGTATATTTAGCGTCCCCGATCTTAGAAAAAAAATTCTATATACACTGGCACTGCTAGCAGTATGTAGGCTAGGTGTGTTTATCCCCGTACCAGGAATCAACGGTGAACTCGTCACTGCAATATTCCAACGACAAGTGGGAGGAAGCCAAAACCTCTTCCAACTCGTCGATATCTTCTCTGGAGGAGCATTCTCACACATGACAGTAATGGCCCTGGGAATAGTGCCATATATATCAGCGTCGATAATACTCCAGCTTATGACAGCACTAATGCCAGAACTGCAACGCGAGATGAAAGAAAATCCCGACGCAGGAAGACGTAAGGTAATAAAATGGACGAGAATGCTGACAGTAGCACTAGCACTCTTCCAAGCATTGCTATTCGCACGATATGCCCTGGCAAATAACATGAGAACGCCGGGAATTATCGTCGGAGAAATGGCAGAAGCACAAGTCTTCGGAATACCACTGCTCTTTATGCTCACCGTAATGATAACGATGACCACAGGAACAGTAGTGCTAATGTGGATAGGTGAACAAATAACAGAAAAAGGTATCGGTAACGGAATAAGCCTTATCATCACAATAAATATCCTGTCGTCATTGCCAACAGCATTCGGAAATATCATCACACAACTGAACCTCGACTCACAAGAAGCTGGACAAATGTCCTTCGCTACACTAATAGTTCTATTGGCAATATTCGTCGCCGTGACAATAGGAACAATACTCATCATTCAAGGACAACGACGTATACCACTACAATACGCAAGACGTATCGTAGGGAATAAAGAAATACAAGGAACAGCAGCACATATACCACTAAAAGTTAACTACGCAGGAGTAATACCTGTAATCTTCGGATCTTCACTGCTTATGTTCCCAGCAACAATAGGAAGCTTCCTAGGAAATAACTCGGTGATAGGATCAGTAACACGGATGCTATACCCCGGAAGCGTGGCGTATACCATACTGTTCGTTATACTCATAATATTCTTCACGTACTTCTGGACAGCAACACAGTTCCACCCAGAACAAATAGCCTCCGATATGAAAAAAAATGGAGCGTTCATACCAGGAATACGACAAGGAAAACCTACAAAGGATTTCCTCGAAGCCACAATGAATAGAATAACACTGATAGGAGCAATATTCCTGGCACTGATAGCTGTCTCACCGACAATATTAGGGAAAATCATGAACGTAGACGCAAAAATAAGCTACTTCTTCGGCGGAACGTCATTATTGATAATGGTAGGAGTAATCCTCGATACTATGAAACAAATAGAATCACACCTGATAATGAAACGTTACGACGGATTTATGACAAAAGGAAAAAGAATTAGAGGACGTAACTAA
- the rpsM gene encoding 30S ribosomal protein S13 has product MPRIIGIDIPEKKRLVISLTYIYGIGPTLAEEVIAKLKLDPNMKAKELSQEDIAHLNEMLQNDYIVEGTLRRQVQNNIKRLVNIHSYRGLRHRLGLPVRGQRTRTNARTKKGKKKTMTGRKKAPTAK; this is encoded by the coding sequence ATGCCGCGAATTATTGGTATCGACATCCCAGAGAAAAAACGATTGGTGATAAGCCTCACATATATATACGGCATCGGCCCAACGCTAGCCGAAGAGGTTATCGCTAAGCTTAAACTCGACCCAAATATGAAAGCAAAAGAACTCTCACAAGAGGATATAGCACACCTCAACGAGATGCTGCAAAATGACTATATCGTAGAAGGGACACTACGACGACAGGTGCAAAATAATATTAAGCGCCTCGTCAATATACACTCGTACCGCGGACTGCGCCACAGACTAGGACTACCAGTCAGAGGACAAAGAACAAGGACGAATGCACGTACGAAAAAAGGTAAGAAAAAAACCATGACGGGAAGAAAGAAAGCCCCAACAGCAAAATAA
- the rpsK gene encoding 30S ribosomal protein S11, translating into MRTIPAGIAHVKATFNNTIVSITDPAGKVIAWSSAGKMNFSGSRKSSAFAATTTAQDAAKTGQALGLKEVEVNLRGPGAGRESAVRGLISAGLIVTVIRDKTPIPHNGCRPKKRRRP; encoded by the coding sequence ATGCGGACAATACCAGCAGGTATTGCACACGTTAAAGCTACTTTTAACAATACAATCGTCTCTATCACCGATCCTGCAGGAAAAGTTATAGCATGGTCGTCTGCAGGGAAAATGAACTTCTCAGGGTCAAGGAAATCTTCGGCGTTCGCAGCAACAACAACAGCACAAGATGCTGCAAAAACCGGACAAGCATTAGGACTCAAAGAAGTAGAAGTTAACCTTCGCGGACCAGGAGCAGGACGAGAGTCTGCAGTACGTGGATTGATAAGCGCAGGACTTATCGTCACAGTAATACGCGATAAAACACCAATACCACACAACGGATGCCGTCCTAAAAAACGACGACGCCCGTAA